One segment of Macrotis lagotis isolate mMagLag1 chromosome 1, bilby.v1.9.chrom.fasta, whole genome shotgun sequence DNA contains the following:
- the TAF1D gene encoding TATA box-binding protein-associated factor RNA polymerase I subunit D isoform X4 has protein sequence MSLKKTSLSHTALASAGSLVNNETSDDSDSSNSLFKTQRDPASPKRKPRDVSTSNVIQSTKNCHVRDDSSQSSSELEPFNLRVVFDNWKNKKRRKRKKYKPTGRPRGRPKGKLKEQPLTCIKYPIKDKGLQFPLIESEDGNKSLHWKEILGYEQAVARGFFNYVKERKSESHLREALKQLDVDEGLEEDLSVRRYKYLDDEGSLSPIEETDVEDRQLDDKECDVKLVEFALTKSVVTANYSGMKFLVIPVS, from the exons ATGAGTTTGAAGAAAACCTCCCTCAGTCATACAGCTTTGGCTTCAGCTGGTTCACTGGTAAACAATGAAAC CAGTGATGACTCAGATTCTAGCAACAGTTTATTTAAAACTCAGCGGGATCCTGCCTCACCCAAGCGAAAACCAAGAGATGTTTCTACCTCAAATGTGATACAGTCAACGAAAAATTGTCATGTTAGAGATGACTCAAGTCAGTCCTCTTCAGAACTGGAACCATTCAATTTACGAGTTGTTTTTGATAATTGGAagaataagaagagaagaaaaagaaaaaaatacaagccTACTGGAAGACCAAGGGGAAGACcaaaaggaaagcttaaagaacaGCCTTTAACCTGTATAAAGTACCCCATTAAAGATAAAGGTTTACAGTTCCCTTTGATAGAATCAGAAGATGGAAATAAATCTTTacattggaaggaaattttaggCTATGAG cAAGCAGTTGCAAGAGGGTTTTTCAACTACGTTAAGGAACGGAAATCTGAATCCCACCTTAGAGAAGCTTTGAAACAACTAGATGTTGATGAAGGTTTAGAAGAGGACTTAAGTGTTCGGAGATACAAGTATTTAGATGATGAGGGATCTCTCTCTCCtatagaggaaactga TGTGGAAGACAGACAGTTggatgataaagaatgtgatgttAAATTAGTG GAATTTGCATTGACAAAGTCAGTGGTTACAGCTAATTATTCAGGTATGAAATTTCTG GTGATTCCGGTTAGCTGA
- the TAF1D gene encoding TATA box-binding protein-associated factor RNA polymerase I subunit D isoform X6 — MSLKKTSLSHTALASAGSLVNNETSDDSDSSNSLFKTQRDPASPKRKPRDVSTSNVIQSTKNCHVRDDSSQSSSELEPFNLRVVFDNWKNKKRRKRKKYKPTGRPRGRPKGKLKEQPLTCIKYPIKDKGLQFPLIESEDGNKSLHWKEILGYEQAVARGFFNYVKERKSESHLREALKQLDVDEGLEEDLSVRRYKYLDDEGSLSPIEETDVEDRQLDDKECDVKLVEFALTKSVVTANYSGDSG, encoded by the exons ATGAGTTTGAAGAAAACCTCCCTCAGTCATACAGCTTTGGCTTCAGCTGGTTCACTGGTAAACAATGAAAC CAGTGATGACTCAGATTCTAGCAACAGTTTATTTAAAACTCAGCGGGATCCTGCCTCACCCAAGCGAAAACCAAGAGATGTTTCTACCTCAAATGTGATACAGTCAACGAAAAATTGTCATGTTAGAGATGACTCAAGTCAGTCCTCTTCAGAACTGGAACCATTCAATTTACGAGTTGTTTTTGATAATTGGAagaataagaagagaagaaaaagaaaaaaatacaagccTACTGGAAGACCAAGGGGAAGACcaaaaggaaagcttaaagaacaGCCTTTAACCTGTATAAAGTACCCCATTAAAGATAAAGGTTTACAGTTCCCTTTGATAGAATCAGAAGATGGAAATAAATCTTTacattggaaggaaattttaggCTATGAG cAAGCAGTTGCAAGAGGGTTTTTCAACTACGTTAAGGAACGGAAATCTGAATCCCACCTTAGAGAAGCTTTGAAACAACTAGATGTTGATGAAGGTTTAGAAGAGGACTTAAGTGTTCGGAGATACAAGTATTTAGATGATGAGGGATCTCTCTCTCCtatagaggaaactga TGTGGAAGACAGACAGTTggatgataaagaatgtgatgttAAATTAGTG GAATTTGCATTGACAAAGTCAGTGGTTACAGCTAATTATTCAG GTGATTCCGGTTAG
- the TAF1D gene encoding TATA box-binding protein-associated factor RNA polymerase I subunit D isoform X3 has protein sequence MSLKKTSLSHTALASAGSLVNNETSDDSDSSNSLFKTQRDPASPKRKPRDVSTSNVIQSTKNCHVRDDSSQSSSELEPFNLRVVFDNWKNKKRRKRKKYKPTGRPRGRPKGKLKEQPLTCIKYPIKDKGLQFPLIESEDGNKSLHWKEILGYEQAVARGFFNYVKERKSESHLREALKQLDVDEGLEEDLSVRRYKYLDDEGSLSPIEETDVEDRQLDDKECDVKLVEFALTKSVVTANYSGMKFLVSTMGEGC, from the exons ATGAGTTTGAAGAAAACCTCCCTCAGTCATACAGCTTTGGCTTCAGCTGGTTCACTGGTAAACAATGAAAC CAGTGATGACTCAGATTCTAGCAACAGTTTATTTAAAACTCAGCGGGATCCTGCCTCACCCAAGCGAAAACCAAGAGATGTTTCTACCTCAAATGTGATACAGTCAACGAAAAATTGTCATGTTAGAGATGACTCAAGTCAGTCCTCTTCAGAACTGGAACCATTCAATTTACGAGTTGTTTTTGATAATTGGAagaataagaagagaagaaaaagaaaaaaatacaagccTACTGGAAGACCAAGGGGAAGACcaaaaggaaagcttaaagaacaGCCTTTAACCTGTATAAAGTACCCCATTAAAGATAAAGGTTTACAGTTCCCTTTGATAGAATCAGAAGATGGAAATAAATCTTTacattggaaggaaattttaggCTATGAG cAAGCAGTTGCAAGAGGGTTTTTCAACTACGTTAAGGAACGGAAATCTGAATCCCACCTTAGAGAAGCTTTGAAACAACTAGATGTTGATGAAGGTTTAGAAGAGGACTTAAGTGTTCGGAGATACAAGTATTTAGATGATGAGGGATCTCTCTCTCCtatagaggaaactga TGTGGAAGACAGACAGTTggatgataaagaatgtgatgttAAATTAGTG GAATTTGCATTGACAAAGTCAGTGGTTACAGCTAATTATTCAGGTATGAAATTTCTGGTAAGTACAATGGGGGAAGGTTGCTGA
- the TAF1D gene encoding TATA box-binding protein-associated factor RNA polymerase I subunit D isoform X5 yields MSLKKTSLSHTALASAGSLVNNETSDDSDSSNSLFKTQRDPASPKRKPRDVSTSNVIQSTKNCHVRDDSSQSSSELEPFNLRVVFDNWKNKKRRKRKKYKPTGRPRGRPKGKLKEQPLTCIKYPIKDKGLQFPLIESEDGNKSLHWKEILGYEQAVARGFFNYVKERKSESHLREALKQLDVDEGLEEDLSVRRYKYLDDEGSLSPIEETDVEDRQLDDKECDVKLVENSCFIVSTEFPKKKKKK; encoded by the exons ATGAGTTTGAAGAAAACCTCCCTCAGTCATACAGCTTTGGCTTCAGCTGGTTCACTGGTAAACAATGAAAC CAGTGATGACTCAGATTCTAGCAACAGTTTATTTAAAACTCAGCGGGATCCTGCCTCACCCAAGCGAAAACCAAGAGATGTTTCTACCTCAAATGTGATACAGTCAACGAAAAATTGTCATGTTAGAGATGACTCAAGTCAGTCCTCTTCAGAACTGGAACCATTCAATTTACGAGTTGTTTTTGATAATTGGAagaataagaagagaagaaaaagaaaaaaatacaagccTACTGGAAGACCAAGGGGAAGACcaaaaggaaagcttaaagaacaGCCTTTAACCTGTATAAAGTACCCCATTAAAGATAAAGGTTTACAGTTCCCTTTGATAGAATCAGAAGATGGAAATAAATCTTTacattggaaggaaattttaggCTATGAG cAAGCAGTTGCAAGAGGGTTTTTCAACTACGTTAAGGAACGGAAATCTGAATCCCACCTTAGAGAAGCTTTGAAACAACTAGATGTTGATGAAGGTTTAGAAGAGGACTTAAGTGTTCGGAGATACAAGTATTTAGATGATGAGGGATCTCTCTCTCCtatagaggaaactga TGTGGAAGACAGACAGTTggatgataaagaatgtgatgttAAATTAGTG GAAAACAGTTGTTTCATAGTAAGTACTGAATTccccaagaagaagaaaaaaaaatga
- the TAF1D gene encoding TATA box-binding protein-associated factor RNA polymerase I subunit D isoform X1, which yields MSLKKTSLSHTALASAGSLVNNETSDDSDSSNSLFKTQRDPASPKRKPRDVSTSNVIQSTKNCHVRDDSSQSSSELEPFNLRVVFDNWKNKKRRKRKKYKPTGRPRGRPKGKLKEQPLTCIKYPIKDKGLQFPLIESEDGNKSLHWKEILGYEQAVARGFFNYVKERKSESHLREALKQLDVDEGLEEDLSVRRYKYLDDEGSLSPIEETDVEDRQLDDKECDVKLVEFALTKSVVTANYSGERYPFRTWKAVEMEIGKLIQLWKTKAGFFKASFQHSKCILLQHVKEQNWERAKLKRSV from the exons ATGAGTTTGAAGAAAACCTCCCTCAGTCATACAGCTTTGGCTTCAGCTGGTTCACTGGTAAACAATGAAAC CAGTGATGACTCAGATTCTAGCAACAGTTTATTTAAAACTCAGCGGGATCCTGCCTCACCCAAGCGAAAACCAAGAGATGTTTCTACCTCAAATGTGATACAGTCAACGAAAAATTGTCATGTTAGAGATGACTCAAGTCAGTCCTCTTCAGAACTGGAACCATTCAATTTACGAGTTGTTTTTGATAATTGGAagaataagaagagaagaaaaagaaaaaaatacaagccTACTGGAAGACCAAGGGGAAGACcaaaaggaaagcttaaagaacaGCCTTTAACCTGTATAAAGTACCCCATTAAAGATAAAGGTTTACAGTTCCCTTTGATAGAATCAGAAGATGGAAATAAATCTTTacattggaaggaaattttaggCTATGAG cAAGCAGTTGCAAGAGGGTTTTTCAACTACGTTAAGGAACGGAAATCTGAATCCCACCTTAGAGAAGCTTTGAAACAACTAGATGTTGATGAAGGTTTAGAAGAGGACTTAAGTGTTCGGAGATACAAGTATTTAGATGATGAGGGATCTCTCTCTCCtatagaggaaactga TGTGGAAGACAGACAGTTggatgataaagaatgtgatgttAAATTAGTG GAATTTGCATTGACAAAGTCAGTGGTTACAGCTAATTATTCAG GAGAAAGGTATCCTTTCAGGACCTGGAAAGCTGTTGAAATGGAAATTGGCAAATTGATACAATTATG GAAGACCAAAGCTGGATTCTTTAAGGCCAGTTTTCAACATTCTaa GTGTATTTTACTTCAGCATGTCAAGGAACAGAATTGGGAAAGAGCCAAACTCAAGAG ATCAGTTTGA
- the TAF1D gene encoding TATA box-binding protein-associated factor RNA polymerase I subunit D isoform X2 yields MSLKKTSLSHTALASAGSLVNNETDDSDSSNSLFKTQRDPASPKRKPRDVSTSNVIQSTKNCHVRDDSSQSSSELEPFNLRVVFDNWKNKKRRKRKKYKPTGRPRGRPKGKLKEQPLTCIKYPIKDKGLQFPLIESEDGNKSLHWKEILGYEQAVARGFFNYVKERKSESHLREALKQLDVDEGLEEDLSVRRYKYLDDEGSLSPIEETDVEDRQLDDKECDVKLVEFALTKSVVTANYSGERYPFRTWKAVEMEIGKLIQLWKTKAGFFKASFQHSKCILLQHVKEQNWERAKLKRSV; encoded by the exons ATGAGTTTGAAGAAAACCTCCCTCAGTCATACAGCTTTGGCTTCAGCTGGTTCACTGGTAAACAATGAAAC TGATGACTCAGATTCTAGCAACAGTTTATTTAAAACTCAGCGGGATCCTGCCTCACCCAAGCGAAAACCAAGAGATGTTTCTACCTCAAATGTGATACAGTCAACGAAAAATTGTCATGTTAGAGATGACTCAAGTCAGTCCTCTTCAGAACTGGAACCATTCAATTTACGAGTTGTTTTTGATAATTGGAagaataagaagagaagaaaaagaaaaaaatacaagccTACTGGAAGACCAAGGGGAAGACcaaaaggaaagcttaaagaacaGCCTTTAACCTGTATAAAGTACCCCATTAAAGATAAAGGTTTACAGTTCCCTTTGATAGAATCAGAAGATGGAAATAAATCTTTacattggaaggaaattttaggCTATGAG cAAGCAGTTGCAAGAGGGTTTTTCAACTACGTTAAGGAACGGAAATCTGAATCCCACCTTAGAGAAGCTTTGAAACAACTAGATGTTGATGAAGGTTTAGAAGAGGACTTAAGTGTTCGGAGATACAAGTATTTAGATGATGAGGGATCTCTCTCTCCtatagaggaaactga TGTGGAAGACAGACAGTTggatgataaagaatgtgatgttAAATTAGTG GAATTTGCATTGACAAAGTCAGTGGTTACAGCTAATTATTCAG GAGAAAGGTATCCTTTCAGGACCTGGAAAGCTGTTGAAATGGAAATTGGCAAATTGATACAATTATG GAAGACCAAAGCTGGATTCTTTAAGGCCAGTTTTCAACATTCTaa GTGTATTTTACTTCAGCATGTCAAGGAACAGAATTGGGAAAGAGCCAAACTCAAGAG ATCAGTTTGA